A stretch of DNA from Petrotoga sp. 9PWA.NaAc.5.4:
TTATAACTGAACCTGCCCCTATGACTACGCTTTTACCTATTTTTACTGGTGCTACTAACGATGAGTTACTTCCTATGAAAGAGTCATCGTCTATGTATGTTTTGTTCTTCTTCTTTCCATCGTAATTACAAGTTATAGTACCTGCCCCTATGTTCACATCTTTACCTATGTATGTGTCTCCTAAATAAGTCAAATGCTGAGCTTTGCTTCCCTTAGATACGTGTGTTTTCTTTGTTTCAACAAAATTGCCTATTTTAACGTTTTCTTCCAAAAACGTTCCTTCTCTTAAGCGTGAGAAAGGCCCTACCGAAACGTTATCCATCACTTGAGTCAGCTCGCATTCAGAGCGTGTTATCTTTACATTGTTACCTATTATACATTCTTTGATTCTTGTTAAAGGTCCTATTTCACAATTTTCACCTATTTTTGTTTTACCATATACGAATGTTTGGGGATATATAACGGTATCTATTCCTATTTCAACGTCAGGAGAAATGTATGTTGAATCTGGATCTACTATCGTTACTCCATTTAACATGAAATTTCTAAGTATATCTTTTCTAATACTTTTTTCAAGTTCTGCCAATTGAACTCTATCGTTAACTCCACAGACCTCTATTTTGTTTTCTGTCTTCAAAATACCTACATTTTCAAAATATTGAAAAACTTCTGTTAAATAATATTCGCCTTGCGCATTGTTTGGGGTTAATTTCTCTAATGCGTTTTTTAATTTTTGGGAGTTAAAAACTCCTATTCCTGTATAAACTTCTTTTATAATCTTTATTTCTGGACTGGCATCTTGTTCTTCTATAATTTTAAGTAATTTATTATTTTTTTTAATAATTCTTCCGTATCCGGTTGGATTTTCTAATTCAACTGTTAAGATGGTTGCGTCATTTTTACTTTCTGCATGCATTTTTAATAATGATTTTAAAGTGCTCTCGGATATATAAGGGACATCTCCGTAAAGTATCAAAACATCGGAATCTGTTAGAAAATCTTTTGCACACATAACTGCATGACCGGTACCTAAACGTTCTTTCTGTTCAAAAATTTTTATATCGTTGCTCAAAAAATTTTGTACTACGTCAATTCCGTTACCTAAAACTACGGCGATTTCATTTGAAAGCTTTTTTGCTGTATCTATAACCCAGTTTATCATAGGTTTATCTAATATTCTATGTACTACTTTTGGAACTCTTGATTTCATTCTTTTACCTTGGCCGGCTGCCAAAATTAAGACTTTCAAAACTTTATCCCCCCTTCACTTAAAACTTATGCTCACTTTAGAGATTCTAAAACTTGAGTTTTGCTGTTCTTTTAATTTTAAATTTATTCAAAAATACCTTTT
This window harbors:
- the glmU gene encoding bifunctional UDP-N-acetylglucosamine diphosphorylase/glucosamine-1-phosphate N-acetyltransferase GlmU, whose product is MKVLILAAGQGKRMKSRVPKVVHRILDKPMINWVIDTAKKLSNEIAVVLGNGIDVVQNFLSNDIKIFEQKERLGTGHAVMCAKDFLTDSDVLILYGDVPYISESTLKSLLKMHAESKNDATILTVELENPTGYGRIIKKNNKLLKIIEEQDASPEIKIIKEVYTGIGVFNSQKLKNALEKLTPNNAQGEYYLTEVFQYFENVGILKTENKIEVCGVNDRVQLAELEKSIRKDILRNFMLNGVTIVDPDSTYISPDVEIGIDTVIYPQTFVYGKTKIGENCEIGPLTRIKECIIGNNVKITRSECELTQVMDNVSVGPFSRLREGTFLEENVKIGNFVETKKTHVSKGSKAQHLTYLGDTYIGKDVNIGAGTITCNYDGKKKNKTYIDDDSFIGSNSSLVAPVKIGKSVVIGAGSVITQDVPDFSLALGRAKQINKLNWVKEKRSDSKKGE